A stretch of Candidatus Vicinibacter affinis DNA encodes these proteins:
- a CDS encoding PKD domain-containing protein: protein MKNFLPVFFLLMIWPLLGFSQPGSTGFKIFGTVYNTDKEIVPGWDVLITGEQNVAWKIRTDKNGFYSQVVPFSKDPSFVYLIQVIDPCSRPALVQKANGANGSEQHDFIICKQSAPNPCKIEFTFKQVANELWVEFIAQPQLRDAKYYWDFGDGQSGEGSSIKHQYASSGSYKVSLKVSSPACLGSVTKEIEVKLLTAPPPNPPKTSYEAHCCGAIQILPAPVTTNSGANTYKFYAKGDFKIINVEWNFGDGEFGKGLEVVHTYKTPGKYKVTALIIGEECKVELNVWVIINQKVSPPSPCNYDFGYKTSGLDAYFNFNSRVVPDKILWTFGDGNSSSDLNPKHTYGQPGEYKVTLEIVVKGEYCKIEKIIKVGNGLAPCPFDFDFSVDQLVVKFKPTFQQKYESLVWYFGDRTESKEEFPVHTYANEGLYQVTLVAYFNGVPCKVTKDIKISKFQNPPVGIAIIDVNPNPVDENMMIKIKSDSKVSVTLTVADVTGVNLKKIPVALEVGENLVDWNVAELATGTYLIYLYHENTIVSRYKFQKN from the coding sequence ATGAAAAATTTTCTCCCAGTTTTTTTTCTTTTAATGATATGGCCGCTATTAGGCTTTTCCCAGCCAGGTAGTACCGGTTTTAAAATTTTTGGCACTGTTTATAACACAGACAAAGAGATAGTTCCGGGTTGGGATGTTTTGATTACCGGAGAGCAAAATGTTGCCTGGAAAATCAGGACAGATAAAAATGGATTCTATTCACAGGTTGTTCCCTTTTCCAAAGACCCTTCGTTTGTATATTTGATTCAGGTTATTGACCCTTGTTCCCGCCCTGCACTGGTTCAAAAAGCAAATGGTGCCAATGGGTCTGAGCAGCACGATTTTATCATTTGCAAACAAAGTGCTCCAAACCCTTGCAAAATTGAGTTTACCTTTAAGCAGGTAGCCAACGAATTATGGGTGGAATTTATCGCTCAACCACAATTACGGGATGCTAAGTATTATTGGGATTTTGGTGATGGCCAAAGTGGCGAAGGCTCTTCCATTAAGCACCAATATGCCAGTTCTGGTTCCTATAAGGTAAGCCTGAAAGTTTCATCACCGGCTTGTCTTGGAAGTGTGACTAAGGAAATTGAAGTTAAATTATTGACTGCCCCACCACCCAATCCACCAAAGACAAGTTATGAAGCACATTGTTGTGGAGCCATTCAGATTCTACCGGCCCCTGTTACAACCAATTCAGGAGCGAATACTTATAAATTTTATGCAAAAGGTGACTTTAAAATTATCAATGTTGAGTGGAACTTTGGGGATGGTGAATTTGGAAAAGGCTTGGAGGTAGTACATACGTACAAAACTCCGGGTAAATATAAAGTCACTGCGCTGATCATAGGCGAAGAATGTAAGGTTGAATTAAATGTATGGGTAATCATAAATCAGAAGGTGAGTCCACCATCACCTTGTAATTATGATTTCGGTTATAAGACAAGTGGCTTGGATGCATATTTTAATTTTAATTCACGAGTAGTACCTGATAAAATTCTTTGGACTTTCGGGGATGGAAACAGTTCAAGTGATTTGAACCCAAAGCATACATACGGACAGCCAGGGGAGTATAAGGTTACTTTAGAGATTGTAGTGAAGGGTGAATATTGTAAAATAGAAAAAATCATAAAAGTTGGGAATGGTCTTGCGCCTTGTCCATTTGATTTTGATTTTTCTGTGGATCAATTGGTGGTAAAATTCAAACCCACTTTCCAGCAGAAATATGAAAGCTTGGTTTGGTATTTTGGAGACAGGACCGAATCCAAGGAAGAGTTTCCCGTTCATACTTACGCAAATGAAGGTCTATATCAAGTGACCCTCGTGGCTTATTTTAACGGAGTGCCGTGCAAAGTTACAAAGGATATCAAAATCTCTAAATTTCAGAATCCACCAGTTGGAATTGCCATAATTGATGTCAATCCAAATCCAGTGGATGAAAATATGATGATAAAAATCAAAAGTGACTCAAAGGTTTCTGTTACGCTCACAGTGGCAGATGTAACGGGAGTAAATCTTAAGAAAATTCCGGTTGCGCTTGAAGTAGGTGAAAATCTGGTAGACTGGAATGTTGCAGAACTCGCCACAGGGACTTACCTGATTTATTTGTATCATGAAAATACAATTGTATCAAGATATAAGTTTCAGAAAAATTAA
- a CDS encoding TCR/Tet family MFS transporter — MKKAFVFIFLTVLIDVTGLGIIIPVMPDLIKHLTGGDLSEASFYSGWMSASYSVMLFVFAPVMGALSDQYGRRPVLLLSLLGFGLDYIIQGFAPNIVWLFAGRILAGITGASYTTAAAYISDMSEPEKKAQNFGLIGAAFGLGFIIGPLLGGVLGQFGFRVPFFGSAVLALANVVFGLFILPESLKPENRRDFSWKRANPIGTFKVLTKYSVLRSFILILFLVYLAHYSLQSTWAFYTMEKFKWDAVHVGYSLAFVGLMMAIVQGGLSRILIPKIGPVNSIYFGMAMAIFGYFAYAFAPSGIFMYLIMVPFSLSGIAGPSIQGLVANQVPPNAQGELQGGLTSLMSVTAIFGPLLMTFLFNYFTKPNSYFNFPGASFFMSFLLTSIALILVIPPLKNIKSNIKSALH; from the coding sequence ATGAAAAAGGCTTTCGTTTTTATTTTTCTTACAGTTTTAATAGACGTAACCGGTCTGGGGATCATCATTCCGGTAATGCCTGATTTAATTAAGCATCTCACAGGAGGTGATCTAAGTGAGGCATCCTTCTATTCAGGTTGGATGTCAGCTAGTTATTCTGTTATGCTTTTTGTTTTTGCGCCTGTAATGGGGGCACTCAGTGACCAATATGGCAGGCGACCGGTCTTGCTACTTTCACTCTTGGGGTTTGGTCTGGATTACATCATTCAGGGATTCGCGCCAAACATTGTTTGGTTGTTTGCAGGTAGAATTCTCGCCGGAATCACCGGTGCATCCTATACTACTGCAGCTGCCTACATTTCAGATATGAGTGAGCCTGAAAAGAAAGCCCAAAATTTTGGGTTGATTGGTGCGGCTTTCGGCTTGGGATTTATTATTGGTCCATTGCTTGGAGGTGTCTTGGGTCAATTTGGATTCCGTGTTCCATTTTTTGGTTCTGCTGTGTTGGCATTGGCAAATGTCGTTTTTGGTCTGTTCATACTTCCGGAATCCCTCAAACCTGAAAACAGGAGAGATTTTTCCTGGAAGAGGGCAAATCCCATCGGAACCTTTAAAGTACTCACTAAATATTCCGTCTTGAGAAGCTTTATTTTAATTCTTTTTTTAGTGTACCTGGCCCATTATTCGCTACAATCCACCTGGGCTTTTTACACCATGGAAAAATTTAAGTGGGACGCCGTGCACGTCGGTTATTCCCTTGCCTTTGTTGGTTTGATGATGGCGATTGTCCAGGGAGGATTAAGCCGAATTCTAATTCCTAAAATAGGGCCTGTAAATTCAATTTATTTTGGAATGGCAATGGCCATTTTTGGTTATTTTGCTTATGCATTTGCTCCTTCCGGTATCTTTATGTACCTCATCATGGTTCCTTTTTCCTTAAGCGGAATCGCAGGGCCGTCCATTCAAGGTCTGGTGGCAAATCAGGTTCCTCCAAACGCACAGGGTGAACTGCAAGGAGGATTGACGTCTTTGATGAGCGTTACGGCTATTTTTGGTCCGTTGTTAATGACTTTTCTATTTAATTATTTTACAAAACCTAACAGTTATTTTAATTTTCCGGGGGCTTCCTTTTTTATGTCTTTTTTATTGACTTCAATTGCTTTAATTTTGGTAATACCCCCTTTAAAAAATATTAAATCGAATATTAAATCTGCCCTCCATTAA
- a CDS encoding M36 family metallopeptidase yields MRFFLFLFTFLQIFSIQINAQLSEQYILSIVDSKKLNPPFGQIKISSQYRDDQTGITHVYFSMELNQIPVFGLDLAIHLDDKGNLIYTTGGFPTHLKLSEKEFHFEQRTELLIQEFLRSHLCVEQPFAQLDRNSTEPQWQHFGFRKSKNDLLKFKKVYYFLNTELTAAYNIYWQRNQPLEWWNSIIDASTGSILFEDNQMKSCSFDHFHFTEKSAFSKFSIAQNSASCNSCYNVFSIPIESPSHGARSIVYSPWLKGGNASPIGWHHDGFINYYSSQGNNVDAYEDMDDDNYPTGGDAARAVGGPLIDYDFPYNPSLPPLTNKNSAITNLFYWNNIMHDVWYQYGFNEQAGNFQYNNFGRGGLDLDNVIAEGLDFIEGARNNANFGTPPDGYPGHMQMYVWQKPNYDSIIIESPSQISGKIMYVPAAIGPEIKAPLSGQLILANDGSGNPTLGCANYVNGSQVNGNIALVDRGACTLYSKIIRAQSAGAKAIIIINNEPHEPFVIGGFKNGINIPVLMIGASDGTKIKNVLAGGVFVTLLPSSAYKLVVNSESLIFSQASFGGKIPTNLSAKCELAIDNVNNINDACQTLVNGYAINGSFALIEEGNCEASYKAYQAQQAGALAALVCKVGPGYPDSLPKGSYGALVNIPVISLSEADCNKIRNSLPVQATLTNTLPALADGDFDAGIVAHEYGHGISTRLTGGPNNSNCLSNAEQAGEGWSDYFGLMMTQRINDHPYKPRGIGSWPSGQPYYGVGVRPTVYSVDLSVCPGDYNMLRDVIKISQPHGIGYVWCSMIWDLNWALVTKYGFEQDIYKSNSNAGNIKANKLIMEGLKLQACNPGFVDARNAILKADSLLFGGVNVCEIWNVFARRGLGFSANQGSSQRRDDGVAAYNLPPNCNLLSEAQLFGQRPLALEEVVLFGEMKGKEARLNWTVINQEELKEYHLIRKTENFGAETIASLLPGSNSYVDTKIPYAGELQYQLKAKNSNGDEFLSNWVTLNFENSDKDWKLFPNPVNSELRIKHSLKGLVEVNVRLLDLSLKELDNNFFRLMEGDLITYNTSFLIPGTYLICIESNGQHQYLKFLKT; encoded by the coding sequence ATGAGATTTTTTTTGTTTCTATTCACTTTTTTACAAATTTTTTCCATTCAGATTAATGCTCAGTTATCTGAACAATACATTTTAAGTATAGTGGATTCAAAGAAACTGAATCCTCCGTTTGGACAAATTAAAATATCCTCTCAATATCGGGATGATCAGACCGGAATAACGCATGTTTATTTTAGCATGGAGTTAAATCAAATTCCTGTGTTTGGTCTTGATTTGGCAATTCACTTGGATGATAAAGGTAATTTGATTTACACTACAGGTGGATTTCCAACTCATCTCAAATTATCAGAAAAGGAATTTCATTTTGAACAAAGAACTGAACTTCTAATTCAAGAATTCCTAAGAAGTCATCTGTGTGTTGAACAACCCTTTGCACAGTTGGATAGAAATTCCACAGAGCCGCAATGGCAGCACTTTGGGTTCAGGAAAAGTAAAAATGACTTGCTTAAGTTTAAAAAAGTTTATTATTTTCTGAATACAGAATTGACAGCGGCCTACAATATTTACTGGCAAAGGAATCAACCTTTGGAATGGTGGAATAGTATTATTGATGCATCAACCGGGTCCATTCTTTTTGAAGATAACCAAATGAAATCATGCTCCTTTGATCATTTTCATTTTACTGAGAAAAGTGCTTTTAGTAAATTTTCTATTGCTCAAAATTCAGCATCCTGCAATTCATGTTACAATGTTTTTTCTATTCCAATTGAAAGTCCTTCACATGGGGCAAGAAGTATCGTTTACAGTCCTTGGCTTAAGGGTGGAAATGCAAGTCCTATTGGTTGGCATCATGATGGTTTTATAAATTATTATTCAAGTCAGGGAAATAATGTGGATGCTTATGAGGATATGGATGATGACAATTATCCAACTGGCGGTGATGCGGCAAGAGCTGTGGGAGGACCTTTGATAGATTATGATTTTCCTTACAACCCATCATTGCCACCCTTAACCAATAAAAATTCTGCCATCACAAATTTATTTTATTGGAACAACATCATGCACGATGTTTGGTATCAGTATGGTTTCAATGAACAGGCAGGAAACTTTCAGTACAATAATTTTGGAAGAGGTGGACTGGATTTGGACAATGTGATTGCAGAAGGTTTGGATTTTATTGAGGGGGCAAGAAATAATGCAAATTTTGGAACTCCCCCGGATGGTTATCCAGGACATATGCAAATGTATGTGTGGCAAAAACCAAATTATGATTCTATCATCATTGAATCTCCTTCACAAATTTCAGGAAAGATAATGTATGTGCCTGCAGCTATAGGTCCAGAAATAAAAGCCCCTCTAAGTGGTCAGCTGATATTGGCAAATGATGGATCTGGTAATCCTACATTGGGCTGTGCGAATTATGTAAATGGCTCTCAGGTAAATGGCAACATTGCTTTGGTAGATAGAGGAGCTTGCACGTTATACAGTAAGATTATTCGCGCTCAAAGTGCCGGGGCAAAAGCAATTATTATCATCAACAATGAACCTCATGAACCTTTTGTAATTGGTGGTTTTAAAAATGGAATCAACATTCCGGTTTTAATGATTGGCGCATCGGATGGCACAAAAATAAAAAATGTTTTAGCAGGAGGGGTTTTTGTCACCTTGTTACCAAGTTCTGCCTATAAATTGGTGGTTAATAGCGAGTCACTGATTTTTTCACAAGCAAGTTTTGGAGGAAAAATTCCTACAAACTTAAGTGCAAAATGTGAATTGGCAATAGACAATGTAAATAATATAAATGATGCTTGCCAAACTCTTGTCAATGGTTACGCAATTAACGGTTCTTTTGCGCTAATTGAAGAAGGAAATTGTGAAGCTTCATATAAAGCTTATCAAGCTCAACAGGCCGGGGCTTTAGCGGCTCTGGTTTGCAAAGTTGGTCCTGGATATCCTGATTCATTACCGAAAGGATCATATGGGGCATTAGTTAATATTCCGGTCATAAGTTTGAGTGAAGCGGACTGTAACAAAATAAGAAACTCATTACCAGTTCAGGCTACTTTGACCAATACCTTACCAGCATTAGCGGATGGTGATTTTGATGCAGGAATTGTTGCACATGAATATGGACACGGTATTTCTACCCGATTAACAGGAGGGCCAAATAATTCAAACTGTTTGTCAAATGCTGAACAAGCAGGAGAAGGTTGGAGTGATTATTTTGGTTTGATGATGACCCAAAGGATAAATGACCATCCATATAAACCAAGAGGTATTGGTTCCTGGCCAAGTGGCCAACCATATTATGGGGTGGGCGTCAGACCTACAGTTTACTCAGTGGATTTGAGCGTTTGTCCCGGTGATTACAACATGTTGAGAGATGTTATAAAAATTTCACAGCCTCACGGAATTGGTTATGTTTGGTGTTCGATGATTTGGGATTTGAATTGGGCTCTTGTTACAAAATATGGATTCGAACAGGATATTTATAAATCCAATTCAAACGCTGGAAATATTAAAGCCAATAAATTGATCATGGAAGGATTGAAATTGCAAGCATGTAATCCTGGTTTTGTAGATGCTAGAAATGCAATTTTAAAAGCAGACTCCCTTTTATTTGGTGGAGTGAATGTTTGTGAAATTTGGAATGTATTTGCCAGGCGTGGTTTGGGATTCAGTGCTAACCAGGGGTCTTCACAAAGACGGGATGACGGCGTCGCTGCATACAATCTTCCACCTAACTGCAATTTATTAAGTGAAGCGCAATTATTCGGACAAAGACCTTTAGCGCTGGAAGAGGTGGTCTTATTTGGTGAAATGAAAGGTAAGGAGGCCAGGTTGAATTGGACCGTAATCAATCAGGAAGAATTGAAAGAATATCATCTGATTCGTAAAACTGAAAACTTTGGTGCAGAAACTATTGCAAGTTTATTACCTGGATCTAATAGTTATGTAGATACAAAAATTCCATATGCTGGAGAATTACAATACCAATTGAAAGCAAAAAATTCTAATGGTGACGAATTTCTGAGCAATTGGGTTACCCTAAATTTTGAAAATTCTGACAAGGATTGGAAGTTATTCCCCAATCCTGTAAATTCGGAACTCAGAATTAAGCATTCCTTGAAAGGACTGGTTGAAGTCAATGTCCGTTTACTTGATTTGTCCCTGAAAGAATTGGACAATAATTTCTTTCGATTGATGGAGGGCGATCTTATCACTTACAATACCTCATTCCTGATACCGGGGACATATCTGATTTGTATTGAATCCAATGGGCAACATCAATACTTGAAGTTTTTAAAAACCTGA